Proteins from a single region of Bos javanicus breed banteng chromosome 25, ARS-OSU_banteng_1.0, whole genome shotgun sequence:
- the ELOB gene encoding elongin-B, whose protein sequence is MDVFLMIRRHKTTIFTDAKESSTVFELKRIVEGILKRPPDEQRLYKDDQLLDDGKTLGECGFTSQTARPQAPATVGLAFRADEAFEALRIEPFSSPPELPDVMKPQDSGSSANEQAVQ, encoded by the exons ATG GACGTGTTCCTCATGATCCGGCGCCACAAGACCACCATTTTCACGGACGCCAAGGAGTCGAGCACCGTGTTCGAGCTGAAGCGCATCGTCGAGGGTATCCTCAAGCGGCCGCCGGATGAGCAGCGGCTGTACAAG GACGACCAGCTTCTGGATGACGGCAAGACGTTGGGCGAGTGTGGCTTCACCAGCCAGACAGCACGGCCTCAGGCCCCCGCCACTGTGGGGCTAGCCTTCAGGGCAG ATGAGGCATTCGAGGCCCTGCGCATCGAGCCTTTCTCTAGCCCACCTGAGCTGCCGGACGTGATGAAGCCACAGGACTCAGGAAGCAGCGCCAACGAACAGGCTGTGCAGTGA